gaacattgatgtcattgcaagacccgggcattccaaaaaaaacatgccatatccaagtctcttggtcggccaccgcttcaaggactatggtggcatccttcttgtaccttttgaattgtccatgccatgccgctggacaattcttccaactccaatgcatacaatcaatggaACCAAGCATACCGGGAAACCCCGGTTGGCGTTGATCTCCAAAAGCCTTGCCGTGTCTTGAGCATTGGAGGCTCTCAAGTATGTGGAGCCAAAGACATTGCCAATTGCAACAACAAAGTGCTTCACACACAAGATAGAAGTGCTCTCTCCCATGGCCAAATGATCATCAATAAGATCCGCCGGTATACCatatgccaacatacgcaaggcggcggtcaccttttgatatgtgctatgaccaagttctccggcggcattcctcctttgctcaaagaagcgatcatacttggtcacctctgttgcaatgtgcttgaacaagttgagactcattcggaaacgccgccgaaaatagctttcggagaatatcggattctcattgaaatacgaccgcatcaacttctcatgcccttcaatcctttctctccacaacttctgtctaccaaacaccgatccaccaaattttggcttcttaacggcgcggtatgctaatagtagcgatatgttctcctcttcctcttgatcgtactcgtcatccgatgaatcGTATGATGAACTCTACAAACATACATATGAAATTACTTAACTACAACTAACTATAGTAGCTAATCGGCGAGTAAAATCATATGCTAATAGAGGCCAGCCGGCGGAGGTGCATACCTTGCGAGCAAATCGGCGAGCACCATGGTCGCGCCATGTTGTTAGCAAGCTCGAAGACAAAGACGACGACATGGCGACGGTGGCGCGGAGGAGAACACGACGGCgccggggaggaggaggcggaggagaagCGCGTCGCTGACGGCACAGCGCGGCGGAGCGGCCGCCGCTGCCGGGAGGAGGCGCGGGCAAGGTGGATCTACGCCGCGGCGGCGGAATCGACCGGAGGCGGCTAGATTTCACGGCGGCGGGCGGTGGGGAAATGAGGGCGCGGGCGCGGGGGAGGGGAAATTTTCTGCCGTTGGCTTTTCGCGCGTGCGCATAGCGTTGCCGTGCGCTGTAGCCGACGCGTCACATATGGCGTTCCGGATTGTGCAAAACGCCTCGCGCCCAAATTTTTTTGCAGCGCCGCGCCGTTTACCGCGCCTGTTGGAGCGCCTGTTTTCCTACCGCGCGCTGCATATCGGCGGTTTATTTACAGCGCCTcaccgcgcctgttggagatactCTTATGTTCTTCAGGCCTTTCCGACACCTGCACAATGAGGTGCTCAGGAGTAACAATCCTGAAAGCCAGGGTTAAATGCAATTAGTAATGCTtaatcttaatacaagattgatagCCTTGATACAGGTATGCGTATGCCTTCCTTGCTTAAGGGAACCATCAGGTCAAGCTTGTTTGAAACCTGAGGTAATACCAGCCCGTCCTGATTTCAGCCCTTAGGACCTGTGTAGCCTTTTCCAAGAGCATATCTCGAGATTCCATCGCATACAAACGTCACTCAAAGTCCAAATGCAATAATTTCGTTGGCACAAACAGGGCTGCTGAGAGATTACAAGGAATGATCAACATTATCCATCGGTTCTGGACGCATGAACTAGTAAAATGAATTATGGCTGGATCTTCCCCTATTTTTCCTTAATTTGGCGGAGGTGTTCTATCATAAGCCACACAATGGTTGTGAACTCACCACCGCTGCTAAGCTTCCTGGCATGTGACTCCGGGCTGCACCGGTTGGCTGCGTATGCTAGGAAGTCGATCCACAGGTTTTCTAACAGACCCAGCTTATCTTTTACGTCACGTTCATGCTCAATTGCCAAAGCAATTTTGCGCGCATACTTGAGCCGAGGATTTTTAGAGTCAGCGGCTGTAGGGTCCTTAAAATCCCTTACGAGATCAGCGAGCTCCTTCTCAAGCCCGGAAAATTTCAACTCCCAGTGCTGACGCGGTTGGAAAAATTTCTTTAGCACAGTGCAGAAGCTGTCGCCAGAGGATCTGACGAGGTAGTTTAGATCGCATAAATTGTCCAGATTCTTGCAGGTTTGCTTGTACAGCCAGTTTTGAGGAAGGCCTGGTATCATGTAGGGGCGGTTGACGAGGAGGAACATCATGTAGTTGGACAGCGCCCTAACAGTCTCAACCTTGGGGTCAGCTTCCCTTGCAGCAATGATCAAGTCTGTGGCAATGTGCCAGATGATGATGCTCTCATGGAAGTCAACTCCACAATAGCCCTTCAACGTCTTGAACAGATCCTTTTTCACGTGATTCAGTGCTACTTTGCCCCACTTATGCCTGAGCAAGCCAAGTGTGTTTATGTCATCGCGTGAGACCCAGTCGATCAGCTCCTGTGCACGCTTCACGACATTATCTGAGACAATGATAGTACATGAGTAGTACCTCCTTTCCCACCAGTCACGGAGTCCCAGCATCCCCAACAGATTACCTAGTAGGCGACTCTTCTTGTCCATCATCTGCCCGGCACGAAACCGCAGCATGTTGTGCTGCCCCATGGTACGTGACCACTTCCTCGTGGTTCCTGTCATGATCATCTTGCCAGGCCAGGACCTGCGAAGAGAATGAAGTGCACGCCGTAGCCGACACCATCTCCCATTGCGCAGAGCTGAATGCCGAAGCCAGTCCCATTGCGTGACACATAAGAAAGCAAACACCCAGCTCGATCGACCCTAGTGTGCCAAGGAGCGATTTCATCTCCAGAACCAATGCGCCACCCAATAAGGTGTATGTGATGTCAACATCAACTCGGCTGTAACCATATTTGCTGCTCAACTGGAACAACACGAGTGAAGCGGCCACTGCAAGCGGCGAGATGATACGGATGCAGTAGCCAACCCAAGAGTGGGTCACGCTTGCCTTGGTGTACAGGATGTCGTACATAAGAGAGAGCTCCATCTCCATCACCCTCCACATGTACACCGGCTTTTTCCTAAGGCCCTCGATTATTTTCTTTTCCTCAGAATCCACCCCTGAATCCTCCTCAGTCATGATCACCGAATCAACTATCGCACGCTTGCAGATATGAAACAAGGAATGAGCACGCTGCAGGACAAGCTCGTCCTCCTCCAAGTCACTGCACTTGCACCATTTTTGATGCTCAATGTAAAAATATTTGCGATGCTTGTCGCGTGCCAGTACCTTCAGAGACCTCTGGAGGGTGCTGAAGTTTGCGAACCAGAGCGCATATGTCCTCTCGGCATACTTTGTAACACCGACGACAAATATCAAGATGGCGGCCAGTGTGAGAAAGATACCACTGCCGGTGATATACTTGTAGAGGACATATCCGGCTCCCAGAACCTGCACCCCAAGGGTCAGCAAGTGTCGCGCCCAGAGTTTGTTATCTTCGATTGCATAGGCGGTGATGTTATCTGGACCGCCAAGGTGCAGCAAGAGGAATGGCGCCCAGAAGGCAATGAGCTGGTGGTCTTGCGGTGCGCAGCTACTGTAGAGGAGCTGCCCGGCAGCATATGTGGCGGTCATGTCCGACAGCTGGTAAGCCAGCCAAAGAGGAACCCTCAGCCAAATCGAGCTACTACGCCGACGTACGTTGGCGAAGAGATGGAGGACGACCTGGAAGAAGAGGCTTAAGAGTACCCCGATCTGGTTCGCCCAGTCAATCCACAAGTCCAACGGCCCTTCAGCCATTCTTTCGAGattcactagtagaaacaagggctttggttttttttgccccaaatggcttttgcaccggatttggcacgaaccggtgctaaaaggggtcattagcaccggttcatgGTGCGCAGCCGGCCGagagaccttttgcaccggttcgtgttcgtaacacaaaccagtgcaaaaggttcgtcgccaggcacgtgtcagccgaggaacctttagcaccggttcgtgttacgaaccggtgcaaaagatagaccatttgcaccggttcgtaacacgaaccggtgctaaaggtccccagccctatttcagctcagctacccggccaaacaacccactcacttcatttttgctaggagaaggtgtgtgtgttgagtgctaccttgcatttctttggcatgcacacaaggtgctcgatgaaatgtctgagagaatgatttcgcttgattttacacaaaataaaaatgagatgaggtgccggagcgacacttaagctttctcctctttctttccctcctcgatcaaggttaaacaactttaccctttcatttgtacggtgctaatatccactatatatattatgatgttttgtaatggttttttgataaacttaatatttgatgtagatgaaccggcgacaatggatgtacgttgaccgacgtctgcccgagttcacttcgggcctgaaagaatttttccgtgtggctgaggaaaacccacaggcggatggttatatgtgttgtccatgtgttgattgccggaacttaaagcaataccctgaatggcaagtcattcactcccacctgctttggaaaggtttcatgcccagctataattgttggaccaagcatggagaaagaggggttatgatggaagacgacgacgaagaagaagaggatgatgatatgtaccctaactacggtgatacgcaacagggcatgatgaagatgaggaggcggtggaggtgatcaagatgaagaggcatcgagatgagcccgttgatgatgatcttcgtcgggccatcgccgatgcacacagagatgcaaactgaaaacgagaagcgaaagttaaagggcatgttagatgatcacaaaaagaagttatacccaaattgcgaagatggcaacacaaagctcggtgccacactagagttgctgcaatggaaggcagaggctggtatatgtgacaagccatttgagaagttactgaaaataatgaagaggaggtttccaaaggATAACGAATTGCACGATAaagacgtacgaagcaaagaaggttctctgccctctaggattagaggtgctgaagatacatgcatgcattaatgactgcatcctctaccgcgctgagtacgaaaatttggaaaaatgtccggtatgcaatgcactacggtataagatcaggcgagatgaccctggtgatgttgagggcgagccccctaggaagagggttcctgccaaggttatgtggtatgctcctataataccacagttgaaacgtctgttcagaaataaagagcatgccaggttgttgcgatggcacaaagaagaccgtaagaaagacgagaagctgagacaccccgctgatgggtcgcagtggaggaaaatcgatagagagttcccggactttgcagatgacgcgagtaacttaaggtttggtctaagtacagatggaatgaatccttttggggagcagagctgcagtcatagcacctggcctgtaactctatgtatctataaccttccgccttggttgtgcatgaagcggaagttcattatgatgccagtgctcatctaaggcccaaagcaacccggcaacgacattgatgtttacctacggccattatttgaagaactcttacagttgtggagcaaaccaAGTGTACTtgcatgggatgagtacaaaTAGGAGTCAttcaacctacgagcgttgcttttcgtgaccatcaatgattggcctgctcttagtaacctttctggACAGACAAACaatggatacaatgcatgcacgcactgcttagatgagaccgaaggtgctTATTTGAAgaaatgtaagaaggttgtgtacctggggcatcgtcgatttcttccaaagaggcaccccgtcagaaagaaaggcaatcatttcggaggtgaggcagatcattgatacgtctccgacgtatcgataatttcttatgttccatgccacattattgatgatatctacatgttttatacacattatatgtcgtatttatgcattttccggcactaacctattaacgagatgccgaagagctagttgctgttttctgctgtttttggtttcagaaatcctacaaaggaaatattctcggaattggacgaaatcaacgcccagggtcctattttgccacgaagcttccagaagaccgaaagggaaacgaagtgaggcgacaaggcggcgacacgccagggcggcgcggcccacctcctggccgcgcggccctgttgtgtgggcccctcgcgtcgcctcctgacctacccttccgcctacttaaagccttcgtcgcgaaacccccagtaccgagagccacgatacggaaaacccatcgagacgccgccgccgccaatcccatctcgggggattctggagatcgcctccggcaccctgccggagaggggaatcatctcccggaggactcttgatcgccatgatcgcctccggagtgatgagtgagtagttcacccccggactatgggtcgatagcagtagctagatggtcgtcttctccttatgtgcttcattgttggatcttgtgagctgcctaacataatcaagatcatctatctgtaatgctatatgttgtgtttgtcgggatccgatggatagagaatactatgttatgttaattatcaatctattacctatgtgttgtttatgatcttgcatgctctccgttattagtagaggctctggccaagtttttactcttaactccaagagggagtatttatgctcgatagtgggttcatgcctccattaaatctgggacagtgacagaaagttctaaggttgtggatgtgctgttgccattagggataaaacattgattctatgtccaatgatgtagttattgattacattacgcaccatacttaatgcaattgtctgttgtttgcaacttaataccggaaggggttcggatgataacctgaaagtggactttttaggcatagatgcatgctggatagcggtctatgtactttgtcgtaatgcccaattaaatcttacaatacttatcatatcatgtatgtgcattgtcatgccctctctatttgtcaattgcccgactgtaatttgttcacccaacatgctatttatcttatgggagagacacctctagtgaactgtggaccccggtccattcttttacatcgaatacaatctactgcaatacttgttttactgttcttcgcaaacaatcatcatccacactatacatctaatcctttgttacagcaaaccggtgagattgacaacctcactgtttcgttggggcaaagtactttggttgtgttgtgcaggttccacgttggcgccggaatccctggtgttgcgccgcactacatcccgccaccaacaaccttcaacgtgcttcttggctcctcctggttcgataaaccttggtttctttctgagggaaaacttgctactttgtgcatcataccttcctcttggggttcccaacgaacgtgtgtgttacacgccatcaagcatgttttctggcgccgttgtcggggaactgaagaaaagttacaccacaaagatttctatctcccacgtcaactacacgccaacagcatgttttcggcgccgttgccggggagatcaagacacgctgcaaggggagtctccacttcccaatctctttactttgtttttgtcttgctttattttatttactactttgtttgctgcacttaaacaaaacacacaaaaaattagttacttgcatttactttatctagtttgttttatttactactgctaaaatgaatacccctgaaaatactaagttgtgtgacttcacaaacacaaataataataattttctatgcacacctattgctccacccgctactacagcagaattctttgaaattaaacctgctttacttaatcttgttatgagagagcaattttctggtgttagttctgatgatgctgctgcccatcttaataattttgttgaactatgtgaaatgcaaaagtataaggatgtagatggtgatattataaagttgaaattgtttcctttctcattaagaggaagagctaaaaattggttgctatctttgcctaagaatagtattgattcatggactaaatgtaaggatgcttttattggtagatattatcctcctgctaaaattatatctttgagaagtagcataatgaattttaagcaattagataatgaacatgttgctcaagcatgggagagaatgaaatctttggtaaagaattgcccaacccacggactgactacttggatgatcatccaaaccttctatgcaggactaaatttttcttcgcggaacctattggattcagctgctggaggtacctttatgtccatcactttgggggcggctacaaagcttcttgataatatgatgataaattactctgaatggcacacgcaaagagcttcacaaggtaagaaggtaaattctgtcgaagaaacctcctccttgagtgataagattgatgctattatgtctatgcttgtgaatggtagatctaatgttgatcctaataatgttcctttagcttcattggttgctcaagaagaaaatgttgatgtgaatttcattaaaaataataatttcaacaacaatgcttataggaacaattctggtaataactataggtcatatccttctgctaatggtaatggttatggtaattcttatgggaattcttacaacaataataggagtgtaccccctggtcttgaagccatgcttaaagaatttattagtacacaaactgcttttaacaaatctgttgaggaaaagcttgataaaattgatattcttgcttctaaggttgatagacttgcctctgatattgatcttttaaaatcaaaagttatgcctaataaggatattgaaaataaaattgttactacagcaaatgccatccaagttagaattaatgagaatataagattaatggctgaattgcgtgctaggtgggatagagaagaaaatgaaaaactagctaaagagaataatgtagctaaagtttggactattaccaccactagtaatgataatgattcacatgttgctacacttcctactatcaatggtaaaataattggtgttggcaatgtttctactcctagtgcaaagcgtacaaaagcaCTGAAATTGCTAAAGCTCATGAAaccgctgtgataaaactgctgaaattttttccaacattggggatgatgatcccattgctgtagctcataatgatttagattttgatgattgccacatctctgaagttataaagttcttacaaaaacttgctaagagttccaatgctagtgctataaatttggcctttacaaaacatattacaaatgctctcataaaagctagagaagagaaactaaaacttgaaacttctattcctaggaagttagaagatggttgggagcctatcattaagatgagggtcaatgattttgattgtaatgctttatgtgatcttggtgcaagtatttctgttatgcctaagaaaatctatgatatgcttgacttgccaccattgaaaaattgttatttggatgttaatctcgctgataatgctaaaaagaaacctttggggagagttgataatgttcgcattatggttaataataaccttgtccccgttgattttgttgtcttggatattgaatgcaatgcatcttgccccattatattgggaagaccttttcttcgaaccgttggtgctactattgatatgaaggaaggtaatattaaatatcaatttcctctcaagaaaggtatggaacacttccctagaaaaagaatgaagttaccttatgattctattattagaacaaattatgatgtcgatgcttcatctcttgataatacttgatacacactttctgcgcctagctgaaaggcgttaaagaaaagcgcttatgggagacaacccatgtttttactacagtactttgttttatatttgagtcttggaagttgtttactactgtagcaacctctccttatcatgtttttgtgccaagtaaagtctctatggtaaagttgatgctagatttggattgctgcgcagaaacagcattgctgtctgtcacgaattcgcgcagaagtctctgtaaaaaaatcaaaaaaatctgcaaatttacgtgcatgatcctcagatatgtacgcaactttcattagttttgagtttttccgtttgagcaagttaagtgccccttccaggttcgtctttacggactgttctgtttttgacagattctgccttttatttcgcattgcctcttttgctatgttcgatgaatttttttgttccattaatgtccagtagctttgtgcaatgtccagaagtattaataatgattgtgtcacctctgaacatgtgaatttttgattatgcactaaccctctaatgagtttgcttgaagtttggtgtgaaggaagttttcaagggtcaagagaggagtatgatatactaagatcaagaggagtgaaagctctaagcttggggatgccccggtggttcacccctgcatattctaagaagactcaagcttctaagcttggggatgcccaaggcatccccttcttcatcgacaacatcatcaggttcctcccctgaaactatatttttattcagtcacatcttatgtactttgcttggagcgtcggtttgtttttatttttgtttttgtttgaataaaatggatcctagcattcattgtgtgggagagagacacgctccgctgttgcatatggacaaatatgtccttaggctttactcatagtattcatggcgaaggttgaatcttcttcgttaaattgttatatggttggaattgggaaatgctacatgtagtaattctaaaatgtcttgaataatttgatacttggcaattgttgtgctcatgtttaagctcttgcatcatatactttgcacccattaatgaagaaatacatagagcttgctaaaatttggtttgcatatttggtctctctaaagtctagataatttctagtattgagttttgaacaacaaggaagacggtgtagagtcttataatgtttacaatatgtcttttatgtgagttttgctgcaccggttcatccttgtgtttgtttcaaataaaccttgctagcctaaaccttgtatcgagagggaatacttctcatgcatccaaaatccttgagccaaccactatgccatttgtgtccaccatacctacctactacatggtatttctccgccattccaaagtaaattgcttgagtgctacctttaaatttccatcattcgccttgcaatatatagctcatgggacaaaatagccttaaaaactattgtggtattgaatatgtacttatgcactttatctcttattaagttgcttgttgtgcgataaccatgttcctggggacgccatcaactctttgttgaatatcatgtgagttgctatgcatgtccgtcttgtctgaagtaagggagatctaccacttaatggttagagcatgcatattgttagagaagaacattgggccgctaactaaaaccatgaatcatggtggaagtttcagttttggacatatatcctcaatctcatatgagaacactaattgttgctacatgcttatgcattaaagaggagtccattatctgttgtccatgttgtcccggtatggatgtctaagttgagaataatcaaaagcgagaaatccaaaatgcgagctttctccttagacctttgtacaaaggcatggaggtacccctttgtgacacttggttaaaacatgtgtattgcgatgatcccggtagtccaagctaattaggacaaggtgcgggcactattagtacactatgcatgaggcttgcaacttgtaagatataatttacatgatacatatgctttattactaccgttgacaaaattgtttcatgttttcaaaataaaagctctagcacaaatatagcaatcgatgctttcctctttgaaggacctttcttttacttttatgttgagtcagttcacctatgtctttccacctcaagaagcaaacacttgtgtgaactgtgcattgattcctacatacttgcatattgcactggttatattactttacattgacaatatccatgagatatacatgttacaagttgaaagcaatcgctgaaacttaatcttcctttgtgttgcttcaatacctttactttgatttattgctttatgagttaactcttatgcaagacttattgatgcttgtcttgaagtactattcatgaaaagtctttgctttatgattcatttgtttactcatgtcattaccattgttttgatcgctgcattcattacatatgcttacaatagtatgatcaaggttatgatggcatgtcactccagaaattatctttgttatcgtttacctgctcgggacgagcaggaactaagcttggggatgctgatacgtctccgacgtatcgataatttcttatgttccatgccacattattgatgatatctacatgttttatacacattatatgtcgtatttatgcattttccggcactaacctattaacgagatgccgaagagccgattctttgtttgtcattgtttttggtttcagaaatcctacaaaggaaatattctcggaattggacgaaatcaacgcccagggtcctattttgccacgaagcttccagaagaccgaaagggaaacgaagtgaggcgacgaggcggcgacacgccagggcggcgcggcccacctcctggccgcgcgaccctattgtgtgggcccctcgcgtcgcctcctgacctaccctt
This Lolium perenne isolate Kyuss_39 chromosome 1, Kyuss_2.0, whole genome shotgun sequence DNA region includes the following protein-coding sequences:
- the LOC127339574 gene encoding uncharacterized protein, whose amino-acid sequence is MAEGPLDLWIDWANQIGVLLSLFFQVVLHLFANVRRRSSSIWLRVPLWLAYQLSDMTATYAAGQLLYSSCAPQDHQLIAFWAPFLLLHLGGPDNITAYAIEDNKLWARHLLTLGVQVLGAGYVLYKYITGSGIFLTLAAILIFVVGVTKYAERTYALWFANFSTLQRSLKVLARDKHRKYFYIEHQKWCKCSDLEEDELVLQRAHSLFHICKRAIVDSVIMTEEDSGVDSEEKKIIEGLRKKPVYMWRVMEMELSLMYDILYTKASVTHSWVGYCIRIISPLAVAASLVLFQLSSKYGYSRVDVDITYTLLGGALVLEMKSLLGTLGSWPGKMIMTGTTRKWSRTMGQHNMLRFRAGQMMDKKSRLLGNLLGMLGLRDWWERRYYSCTIIVSDNVVKRAQELIDWVSRDDINTLGLLRHKWGKVALNHVKKDLFKTLKGYCGVDFHESIIIWHIATDLIIAAREADPKVETVRALSNYMMFLLVNRPYMIPGLPQNWLYKQTCKNLDNLCDLNYLVRSSGDSFCTVLKKFFQPRQHWELKFSGLEKELADLVRDFKDPTAADSKNPRLKYARKIALAIEHERDVKDKLGLLENLWIDFLAYAANRCSPESHARKLSSGGEFTTIVWLMIEHLRQIKEK